From the Hordeum vulgare subsp. vulgare chromosome 1H, MorexV3_pseudomolecules_assembly, whole genome shotgun sequence genome, the window TGTAAGATACAGCTTGCACAAAACAGCGTCCGTTGAATACAGGGAAGCAAAAGCATTTAATTTAACAGTGATGCCTATAAATAAAACTTCTCTAGGAAACAGTATTTGCTCAAACAATGTAGCAACACTCACAGCAGTCGAACGCAGGCTTGGTGAATATTGCAAGAGTCTCGAGACAAGATCTACTGCTTCAGCAGGCATTCTTTTATGGAAGATCTGATGGGATAAAAACAGTAATGTTATACTGCAGCCTTATAGACAAGTAAAACAGCTAACACAAGGTTCCTACCTTGTGCCATGGGTGAGCTTTGATTTGCGGGAATTTAAACTCGGTATAATTTGGATTCATGCACTTAATTTCTTCTCGTGTAGGGGTACCTAAAACCTGATAGGAAACAATGTAAGTAGGTGTAAATACAACTAAAAGACGGTCCTTGGAAACAATGTAAATAGGAGCAAATACAATTAAACAGACAGCAACTTGCAGGGGAGAAAGATTGTAAATGTACCTTGATGATTTCAACAAGCTGATCAACACCACTGTCGCCAGGGAATATAGGCTATTACAAAAGAGACTAGATCTTAGGCTTACAGATCAAATAAGCTGGATAGTTTAATAATCACATGTAAATTGTGTGATCACTTACCTGTCCTAGAAGGAGTTCAGCAAGAACACAGCCAGCAGACCAAACATCAATTGCCGTTGTGTATTCAGTAGCACCAAATATGAGCTCTGGGGCTCTATAGTACCTTGAACAGATATAGGAAATATTTGGCTCTCCTTTCACCTATCGAAATTAAAAAAATCATTAGACAACATGAAATGCCAATGTCATGCAAGTGTGAATATCAGGTAATGTGTGATCATACCAACACTTTCGCGCTTCCAAAGTCACATAATTTCAACTGATGAGTATGTGGATTCACCtggcaaaaatattttttcatcaAATCATCTGACTATACCAAAAGTAGTGCTTGGCTATACATTAAATGCTTCAGGAAGTATTCGGTCGATCGATTTGTAATGTACGCACCAGAAGATTTTGAGGCTTGATGTCTCTGTGACATACTCCAATGCTGTTGTGAATGTATGCCAAAGATCTACATATCTGTCAATTATAATCAATTTTACAGGTTATGGTCAGTACTAAGTAGTAGTGCTTGAATAGATTAACAGATTGTTGGCGTGAAAACACATTAACTTTACCTGATACATGTACAGTTTTGCATATATCAAGGGCATGCGTTGGTTCATCTTGTTGTAATGCTTAATAACACGATGAGCAGTCTCTGGCACATATTCAAGCACCAGGTTGAGGTAAAGCTCCTCCTTCTCAGTCTTCGAGAAAAAACAATGCTTCAAAGCCACAACATTTGGATGGTCAAGAACTCGCATCGTTTGCAGCTCACGGTTCTTATATCTCTTGTCTTGAAGAACCTTCTTTATAGCCACCGTCTCGCCAGTTTCAAGACACTTGGCCTATGCAAGATCATTCAAAAATGTTGGGGTCATCAggaataaatgtgtatacatattAACACATCGATAAACTAAATAATATCGATTTAACCAGTAACAAACCTGGAAAACAGTTCCAAATGACCCATGACCAACCACGCGCTCAGCCATGTAGCTAATGGTCTGCAATGCAGATACAGAACTTAGTAGACAGAAATTATTGAGCTACGGAGAGCAAGAATGCACGGATACTTCTTGGAACCAGCATATCCGTATCGGATACAATATCCGGATACAATATCCGATACGGATACTGCTCCGATACATGTTGGATACGTATCCCTTGACTATCAGAGAATAAATGGTTTAaaacaatgttgatacttcatggATACTCGTCCTGGTGCGTTTGGGATACGGCCCAACCCTGTTAAGAGGTAACTAACGACGCAACCTTAGTCCCCCGACGCCCCATCCTTTCCCTCCGCGCTTCTTTCCTCCTGAGCTCCCCAACAGGCGGCGGCAGGCTTGCGGCGAGCCGAGGAGCTGGTCCTCCTTCCTCACCAACTCACCGTCGTCTTTGTCGCCGACTTCCCCTCACCCTCAGTCCCTCTAACACAGCAGCCCAGCCAGCTCGTTGAGCTCGATCCCCGGCGGCAGCATGAGGTCAGCACAACCTCCCAAGGAATTTGTACTGAGCCATTCATCTGGCAGCCATAGGTAAGCTCACTTCCTCTTCTCCTTTCTTCTCTCATGATCTCATCTCCTCTGATCCTCTCCTCCAGATGGCTCCTCTTGCTGAACCTCCTGCCCAACCTACCAACCTAAGGGCACCATCGTGGAGCCATGTTACAGTATTGTTCTGATCCTCTACTATGGATTTCAATCTACCAGCTCAGTATTTTGGTGAATTAAAAATAGTAAACCGTATCCCTGTAATGGTGCTTTTCGAAAATGGCAAATTTACGTATCCATATCGGCCCGATGCTGATATACGTATCCATATCCATGCATTCTAGACGGAGAGAATTGCAATAACATAACTTAATATAGATGTTTTGCATACCTGTTTTGCTTGCCCATTTCTTCCCTCAATGCTTGTGACTATAATATGGCCTGGTTCCGTCCCATTGCCGTTGACTACTATATCTTCAGGGTCCTGCATTGTTCAGAAACAAAATTAGGAACTGGTCACCTACCAAAAGACACAAGATGAATTGGTCAACCACTCTAGGGGGATTATTACCCTGTCATCCCTTATGCTCATATTGCCCATCTCGTTCGGAAGTCGTTCGGCATCACCACTAGTACTCGTGTCATTCTGAAAGCGCGAGGAAGGACGCACCGCACCAACCGAGGCCATAATGTGGTAGAATTGCCTAATAAGGTTTTACAGGCTACCGTTCAGAATGCACCTTACTTGGTTAACCTGCAAAGGGCAGCATTACGGTGAGTCAAAAACGTACATGTAATCCGATCGCTCAAAGGAGGTGATCAGGATAATTGTGTAAGAACGTCCACTTCAGGTTGCAGACAATTTCTATTGCTTGATAGGCTTGAAGATGCTGAAAAGATTGTAATTTTACACTCCCAACGCCCCCTCGACTGCCAAATTCCTATCGATATTGGAGAGCCTGTTCTCGGTGGCTCAATCCAGTTCTCGTCACAAGCAAGAATTAGACTGTAGTTCCAACATATGATAAAGCTCTTTCTACAACTCTGATCACGCAGGACATGTTCAGCGAACTCGATACCCACCGTTAGCTTCCTAAGCTTGTTGACCAATTGGGGTCTCCTTGCGTGGCACGGCAGGCATATGTAGAAATAAAAAACGACACAATCCTCGATCCAGATCACCATATTTGCATCCATCCCCACCAACTCCCCTCCAATCCGAGACATTCAGGACAGCCGAGGACCCAGCAGAGGACGCGATCGAGCTCCGAGCCCCAAATTTTGCAAGCcagaagaggaaagaaaaaaaaggaaaacaaacaccAATCCTCCGAACCGAGGGCGAGCCATCACCTAAAGCGCAGCAAACTAAGATCACCGAACCCTAGAACCGCGGCTTCACCCCTCGCCCTCGCGCAAGGACCCGCCGGAGTCGACGGATCGGAGGAAACGGAGGATGCCCGAATTGATTGACCGGTCGATCGATCGATTGATTACCTACCGGGTTAGCAGGCCGGCGTGCCCGACGCGGGGATCCGGGACGGAATCCGCCTGACGCGGGGATGGATTTCCCCCCTCCCTCCCCAGCTCCGGCGCGGGACGTGGGGGGAGGatcggaggagaggagggggcgccgagcgagcgagcgagcgagcagaGCAAATGAGAGGGAGGGGGGTGGCCAGGGGAAAACAGGTTATAATGCGGAGGAGGAGATTAGTTAATTGGTTAATTAATTAATCCTGGTTGGTTCATTTACTCGTTGATTAATTAATTAGTAAAACCTGTCCGTTTGACCGTTGAAAGGTTCTGGCCCCGGGCCGCCCTCCCCGTGTCATGTGGTGTGGGGCCGTTTCATCTCTCTCTACATGTGTATTTTATTTTTGATCCCATTCCAACAATACCTTTTTTTAATACGATACAATTGCAGATACTCACGCATACGAGAAAGAGTTTTTCTCGTTTTATATTGCAAATCAACTAACCG encodes:
- the LOC123419464 gene encoding shaggy-related protein kinase alpha-like; this encodes MASVGAVRPSSRFQNDTSTSGDAERLPNEMGNMSIRDDRDPEDIVVNGNGTEPGHIIVTSIEGRNGQAKQTISYMAERVVGHGSFGTVFQAKCLETGETVAIKKVLQDKRYKNRELQTMRVLDHPNVVALKHCFFSKTEKEELYLNLVLEYVPETAHRVIKHYNKMNQRMPLIYAKLYMYQICRSLAYIHNSIGVCHRDIKPQNLLVNPHTHQLKLCDFGSAKVLVKGEPNISYICSRYYRAPELIFGATEYTTAIDVWSAGCVLAELLLGQPIFPGDSGVDQLVEIIKVLGTPTREEIKCMNPNYTEFKFPQIKAHPWHKIFHKRMPAEAVDLVSRLLQYSPSLRSTALEALIHPFFDELRDPNTRLPNGRFLPPLFNFKPHELKGVPMDILVKLIPEHARKNCAFVGW